The Oncorhynchus nerka isolate Pitt River linkage group LG3, Oner_Uvic_2.0, whole genome shotgun sequence genome includes the window TGGGGGGAAATTGTTTTGGTTTAAGAGAATAAAAAGCCAATAAATACTctgaataaagacatttaaaaatACTATTTTTTCAATCATGCAACCAAATACTAGCATCTTTCACCAAAATGCATAACATGTATCGACATAGCAGGAAATACTCTACTGAGACTATGTTTACCAAAGGCTTAGGTATCTATGTATTTACAATGCTTCAACTTCAGCATTGTTCCAAAGATAAAGAATATGGTATATATATTGTATTTAGCATACTCAGATCCAATCTGAAGTTCTTACCTACTAAATCAGGAATCCCAGGTGTCACATCAGGAATCCCAGGAGCTACTGATTCTTCGGTGTCTTTCGACAGGCTTTTAAGCACAGCAACAAGCTGTGGCTGGATTGTGGGCAGCTCAGAGAACTCGGTGACCTGGTATGTGAAACCAGGTTGGAAGGAAATCATTTCCAATTCACGGACATTGGCGTCCCCAACTCCGACCCCCAATGACACAATTTCCAGATCTTTAAGAGCTACAGCAGGACCCTTAACATCATCTCTGGATTTCTTGCTAGTCAAAAGGATCAGAATCTGGGGCACACCTTCCAGTCGTCTACTGCCAGAGGAGGCTGTAAAGACACGGTGTCTTACAAACTGGAGAGCTGCCCCAGTGTTTAGGCTCCTTCCACCCTTGTGCCTCATTTTACTTATGGCATTAATAATGGCATCCTTTGTTTTGTGAGAGTTTAGATAGAAATGGGCCTCTGGTTTGTCAGCGTACTGAACCACAGaaactctgtctctgttctcctccacagATAGTTTACCCACTATACTTTGAATAAAATCTCGCAATGCTGGGAATCCACTCCTTGTGCCATCAGAACCATCCAGCAGGAATACAATATCTCTTTTCACAGCATCAGTATGAACTGAGATAGCATAAGCATGAACCGAGGCTAAGACACAACAAACAAGGCACGTTTAGAAGAAAAATACATCACAGCACAAAGAGCATCATCAACACAGAACATGACAAAAACCTTTGCT containing:
- the LOC135565315 gene encoding collagen alpha-3(VI) chain-like; protein product: CCVLASVHAYAISVHTDAVKRDIVFLLDGSDGTRSGFPALRDFIQSIVGKLSVEENRDRVSVVQYADKPEAHFYLNSHKTKDAIINAISKMRHKGGRSLNTGAALQFVRHRVFTASSGSRRLEGVPQILILLTSKKSRDDVKGPAVALKDLEIVSLGVGVGDANVRELEMISFQPGFTYQVTEFSELPTIQPQLVAVLKSLSKDTEESVAPGIPDVTPGIPDLVGKNFRLDLSMLNTIYIPYSLSLEQC